The Mucilaginibacter sp. PAMB04168 genome contains the following window.
AACCTACAACCCCTCAAATTGGGAATACTACAAAAGTGTAAACGAAAAGTTCAAGGATGTGGTGCTCAGCATTGCAGAACCGGGCGACACCATTTGGGTACATGACTACCAGTTACTGCTACTGCCGTCGTTAATACGTCAAGCAAGGCCAGATGTGTCTATCGGCTTTTTCCTTCATATACCATTCCCGTCTCATGAGATGTTCAGACTTATACCATGGCGGATGGAATTGCTGGAAGGAATGCTGGGAGCTGATCTTATTGGTTTTCACACTTTTGATGATGTACGGCACTTCTTGAGTTCTGTAAGTCGTATATTACCTTACCAGGTATCTTCTAACACCATTACTTGCGATGAACGTTTAGTAATAGTAGAGTCGTTCCCGATGGGTATTGACGAAAAGAAATATGCCGAACTTACGGGCACTCCCGAAGTGCAGGATCAATCCAAGCAAATTAACGACATTTATAAAGACAATAAGTTAATCCTTTCTATAGATCGGCTGGACTATAGCAAAGGCATTTTACAGCGCCTACAAGCGTTTGAGCTCTTGTTGGATGAAAACCCGGATTATGTAGGTAAAGTAACCCTTTACATGGTTGTTGTACCATCGAGAGATACAGTGGCACAGTATGCCCATCTTCGGGATCAAATTGATAAAAAAGTAGGTAATATAAATGCACGGTATCGCTCTATAGAATGGACGCCCATAAGTTATTACTATCGATCGTTGCCTATTGAAACACTAGTTGCGCTTTATAGTACCGCTGAGGTTTGCCTGGTAACGCCCATGCGCGATGGTATGAACCTGGTAAGTAAAGAGTATGTAGCCAGCCGTACGCGGGATGATGGGGTTTTAATATTAAGTGAAATGGCAGGTGCTTCTAAAGAACTCATTGATTCATTGCTGGTTAACCCTAATAATATAATTCAGGTAAAAGACGCTATAATAGAGGCACTTAATATGCCTTTAGACGAGCAAACGCGCCGCATGAAACAAATGCGTAGTGTAGTGGCCAAATTTAACGTTACCCATTGGGTTGCTTTGTTTATGGAACGCTTGAATGAAGTAAAGGCAATGCAACGGTCAATGCAAACACGGCATGTTCACTCGGCTACCGCACAATCTATCGTTAATCGTTACCATGATACCAGTAAACGTATCATATTTTTAGATTACGATGGTACACTGGTTGGCTTTAAACCTAATGTTGATCAAGCGCGCCCGGATGCTGAACTATACGATATTCTTACCCAGCTTTCATCAGATCCTAACAATCACCTGGTTATTATTAGC
Protein-coding sequences here:
- a CDS encoding bifunctional alpha,alpha-trehalose-phosphate synthase (UDP-forming)/trehalose-phosphatase, which codes for MPKVIIVANRLPVKIQESEEGLKLMPSEGGLATGLGSVYKQNDNVWIGWPGQVIAHEQQDQVTEQLADLSLMPVYLTQEDISEFYEGFSNEVLWPVFHYYASTYATYNPSNWEYYKSVNEKFKDVVLSIAEPGDTIWVHDYQLLLLPSLIRQARPDVSIGFFLHIPFPSHEMFRLIPWRMELLEGMLGADLIGFHTFDDVRHFLSSVSRILPYQVSSNTITCDERLVIVESFPMGIDEKKYAELTGTPEVQDQSKQINDIYKDNKLILSIDRLDYSKGILQRLQAFELLLDENPDYVGKVTLYMVVVPSRDTVAQYAHLRDQIDKKVGNINARYRSIEWTPISYYYRSLPIETLVALYSTAEVCLVTPMRDGMNLVSKEYVASRTRDDGVLILSEMAGASKELIDSLLVNPNNIIQVKDAIIEALNMPLDEQTRRMKQMRSVVAKFNVTHWVALFMERLNEVKAMQRSMQTRHVHSATAQSIVNRYHDTSKRIIFLDYDGTLVGFKPNVDQARPDAELYDILTQLSSDPNNHLVIISGRKHENLGEWFGDKNIYLIAEHGAWFKQQGMEWYKTSGLSTSWKKDIFGVLEKYVDRTPGSFIEEKTYSLAWHYRKAERGLGELRANELINTLKFLATDKGLQLLPGDKVVEVKNIDVNKGKAALTLVEQRDYDFIMAFGDDLTDEDLFKSLPDRAITIKVGTGASAAKFYVRNPTEVRNLLKALTSNVTVY